CGACGAACGTCGTCCACCCGGAAGTTGCAGGAAAAGTTGCGCGGCTTGTCGACAGCATCGAAAAGGTCATTTTCGGCAAGCGGGAAGTTGTAAAGCTTTGTGTAGCAGGCCTTTTGGCCAAGGGGCACATACTCATCGAGGACGTGCCCGGGATGGGCAAGACGACACTGGCCCAGGGGTTGGCGCGGTCCATCGAAGGCACGTTTCACCGGGTTCAGTTCACGAGCGACATGCTCCCCTCGGATATTTTGGGTGTGTCGGTGTTGAACCAAAAACTTCACGAATTCGAGTTTCGCCCCGGTCCTATCTTCGCAAATGTCGTCCTTGCAGACGAAATCAACCGCACTCCCCCCAAGACCCAAAGCGCCCTGCTGGAGGCCATGAGCGAGTTCCAAATCTCCATTGACGGGGTGTCACGCCGATTGCCAAGACCGTTCATCGTGCTCGCGACGCAGAACCCAATAGAGTACGAGGGAACCTATACCCTGCCGGAATCTCAACTTGACCGATTCATGCTCAGGGTAGCCATGGGATACCCAGGTGATGAAGACGAGATGCACATCATGCGGCGGCGGGACCCGATCTCCACATTGGAGAATCTTCAACCCGTTCTGACGGCCCAGGAGATCGTCGACCTGCAGGACGTCACCGGGCTGATCATGGTTGAAGAAAGCGTGGCGCGGTACATTCTCGCGATTATCCAGGGGACGCGTTCGCACGAGTACATCCAGTTGGGCGCCAGTCCGCGCGCGACCGTGTCATTTTACGAAGCGTGCCAGGCGCGCGCACTCGTGGAAGGGCGCGATTTTGTGACGCCGGACGACGTGAAGACGATGGCGGGACCCGTACTTGCCCACCGTATTCTGGTGAAATCGCGCGACAACAATCCCATCGCATCGGCCAACGCCCGCGCACGGGCGATTGCCGAGATCGTACAAAAGACGCCTCTACCCGAATAAACGCCATGTCGATCTTTACACGCTTTCGCAGACGGCGGATGCTGCGCGGCGGTCAGGTCTTTCTGGTCACCGCTGTGCTGATTCTGCTTGCCGCTTGGAACACGGGAAACAACCTCTACTATCTCCTGTTCGGA
This DNA window, taken from Candidatus Hydrogenedentota bacterium, encodes the following:
- a CDS encoding MoxR family ATPase, giving the protein MGLLQRSVQQTTNVVHPEVAGKVARLVDSIEKVIFGKREVVKLCVAGLLAKGHILIEDVPGMGKTTLAQGLARSIEGTFHRVQFTSDMLPSDILGVSVLNQKLHEFEFRPGPIFANVVLADEINRTPPKTQSALLEAMSEFQISIDGVSRRLPRPFIVLATQNPIEYEGTYTLPESQLDRFMLRVAMGYPGDEDEMHIMRRRDPISTLENLQPVLTAQEIVDLQDVTGLIMVEESVARYILAIIQGTRSHEYIQLGASPRATVSFYEACQARALVEGRDFVTPDDVKTMAGPVLAHRILVKSRDNNPIASANARARAIAEIVQKTPLPE